The following are from one region of the Desulfofundulus luciae genome:
- a CDS encoding acetylornithine transaminase, with protein MTTAEIIELTGKYVMRTYGRLPLALVRGQGARVWDAEGKEYLDFVAGLAVCSLGHCHPAVVEAIASQARKLMHVSNLYHIEPQAKLAQLLVENSCGDRVFFCNSGAEANEAAIKLARKYGKIHGGQDKYEIITALKSFHGRTLAAITATAQPKYQKGFEPLPAGFKYVPFNDVEALQQVVNPNTCAVLLEPVQGEGGVNVATSEYLKAARELCDRYNALLIFDEVQCGLGRTGKFLAYQHYGVEPDIFTLAKALGGGFPIGAMVAKEKVAVAFSPGDHASTFGGNPLACAAALAAMRCLLREGVIENAARVGAYFKERLLELAGRFPFIQEVRGLGLILGMELTIEGRDIVGKCQDRGLLINCVDNHILRFIPPLVITRAEVDEAVEILAGVLAEMKQ; from the coding sequence ATGACCACCGCGGAAATTATCGAGCTTACCGGTAAATACGTTATGCGTACCTACGGGCGCCTGCCCCTGGCCCTGGTGAGGGGGCAAGGGGCACGGGTGTGGGACGCGGAAGGGAAGGAGTACCTTGACTTTGTGGCCGGATTGGCCGTTTGCTCCCTGGGCCACTGTCACCCGGCGGTGGTAGAGGCCATAGCCTCCCAGGCCCGGAAATTGATGCATGTATCCAATCTGTACCATATTGAACCCCAGGCGAAACTGGCCCAATTGCTGGTGGAAAATTCCTGCGGGGATCGGGTGTTTTTCTGCAACAGCGGTGCCGAGGCCAACGAGGCGGCCATCAAGCTGGCCCGCAAGTACGGGAAAATCCACGGCGGGCAGGATAAGTATGAAATCATCACTGCCCTGAAATCCTTCCACGGGCGCACCCTGGCGGCCATCACCGCCACGGCCCAGCCCAAGTACCAGAAGGGGTTTGAGCCCCTTCCTGCCGGTTTTAAATACGTGCCCTTTAACGACGTGGAGGCCCTTCAGCAGGTCGTAAACCCCAACACCTGTGCGGTCCTCCTGGAGCCGGTACAGGGCGAGGGCGGGGTGAACGTGGCCACTTCCGAATACTTGAAGGCCGCCCGGGAGCTCTGTGACCGTTACAATGCCCTGTTGATCTTTGACGAAGTGCAGTGCGGCCTGGGGCGCACGGGCAAGTTCCTGGCCTACCAGCATTACGGTGTGGAGCCGGACATTTTTACCCTGGCCAAGGCCCTGGGCGGCGGGTTCCCCATCGGGGCCATGGTGGCGAAGGAAAAAGTGGCCGTCGCTTTTAGCCCCGGCGACCACGCCTCCACCTTCGGGGGCAACCCCCTGGCCTGTGCCGCGGCGCTGGCGGCCATGAGATGCCTGCTCCGTGAAGGTGTGATTGAGAATGCGGCCCGGGTGGGGGCGTATTTTAAGGAGCGCCTTTTAGAGCTGGCAGGACGTTTTCCCTTTATCCAGGAAGTGCGCGGCCTGGGGCTGATACTGGGTATGGAATTGACTATTGAAGGCAGGGACATCGTGGGCAAATGCCAGGATCGCGGTTTGTTAATCAACTGTGTGGATAACCACATTCTGCGCTTCATTCCGCCTCTGGTTATTACCAGGGCCGAGGTGGACGAGGCCGTGGAAATCCTGGCCGGCGTCCTGGCTGAGATGAAACAGTAA
- the carB gene encoding carbamoyl-phosphate synthase large subunit, translating to MPRRKDIKKVLVIGSGPIIIGQAAEFDYAGTQACRALKEEGVQVVLVNSNPATIMTDSHMADQIYIEPLTWRTVTRIIERERPQGLLPTLGGQTGLNLAVELARQGVLEKYGVELLGTSLDSIRRSEDRELFKETMLAIGEPVPPSTTVTSVEQALEFAREIGYPLIVRPAYTLGGTGGGMATGPQELEAIVHRGLVMSPIGQVLLEKSVAGWKEIEYEVMRDGADNCITICNMENIDPIGIHTGDSIVVAPSQTLADKEYQLLRSAALKIIRALKVEGGCNVQFALDPESFRYYVIEVNPRVSRSSALASKATGYPIARTAAKIAIGLRLDEIINPVTGKTCACFEPALDYVVVKIPRWPFDKFSSADRTLGTQMKATGEVMAIDRTFEGALLKAVRSLEIGVDSLQWKGSGSWSEMELQQLLSRPNDLRLFAIAEAFRRAWAMREIFQLTAIDYFFLEKIKNIVVLEGELRAAGGNPSPGLLRRAKACGFADSHIGRLTGLDFDRVRALRKEYGIVPAYKMVDTCAAEFEAATPYYYSTYDTVDEVAVSSRPKVIVLGSGPIRIGQGIEFDYCSVHSVWGLQAEGVEAIIINNNPETVSTDFDTADRLYFEPLTLEDVLNVVEKEKPLGVIVQFGGQTAINLAGELAARGVKVLGTPVESIDAAEDREKFSTLLSSLGIPQTEGGTAFTVEQARQIAEGLGYPVLVRPSYVLGGRAMEIVHNTPELLKYMETAVQVSPRHPVLIDKYIRGREVEIDGIGDGRDIFIPGIMEHIERAGVHSGDSMAVYPPQNLTPAQIEQVVDYTLQIGRALEVCGLLNIQYVVARDGIYVLEVNPRASRTVPILSKVTAVPMVQVATRAMLGKRLAEQGYGSGLGRASDYVTVKAPVFSFEKLGEVEISLGPEMKSTGEVMGVDRTFPGALYKAMVAAGLSPFSGINGAKSPGGSVPAAPKAVLVSLADRDKVEALPVIRQYAALGYTLYATGGTAGAIAAAGMPVQEVEDVAGLLRSGAVNLVINTPTRGKHPARPGFRLRRTAAEYRVPCLTSLDTARALAMVLQCLKQGEEPDPVSVREFTAGMLARERGALP from the coding sequence ATGCCCAGGCGAAAGGACATCAAAAAGGTACTGGTCATCGGCTCCGGCCCCATCATTATCGGCCAGGCCGCGGAATTTGACTATGCCGGCACCCAGGCCTGCCGGGCCCTCAAAGAGGAAGGGGTTCAGGTGGTGCTGGTGAATTCCAACCCGGCCACCATCATGACCGACAGCCACATGGCCGACCAGATCTATATCGAGCCCCTCACCTGGCGGACCGTGACCCGCATAATCGAACGGGAGCGGCCCCAGGGCTTGCTGCCCACCCTGGGCGGTCAAACGGGGTTGAACCTGGCCGTGGAACTGGCCCGGCAAGGAGTGCTGGAAAAATACGGGGTGGAACTGCTGGGCACTTCCCTGGACAGCATTCGCCGGTCAGAGGACCGGGAGCTGTTCAAGGAAACCATGCTGGCCATAGGCGAACCGGTGCCCCCCAGCACCACGGTCACCAGCGTGGAGCAGGCCCTGGAGTTTGCCCGGGAAATCGGTTACCCCCTGATCGTCCGGCCCGCCTACACCCTGGGCGGTACCGGGGGCGGCATGGCCACAGGCCCGCAGGAACTGGAGGCCATCGTCCACCGGGGGCTGGTGATGAGCCCCATCGGCCAGGTGCTGCTGGAAAAGAGCGTAGCCGGCTGGAAGGAAATAGAGTACGAAGTGATGCGGGACGGGGCCGACAACTGCATCACCATCTGCAATATGGAAAACATCGACCCCATTGGCATCCATACCGGGGACAGCATCGTGGTGGCCCCATCCCAGACCCTGGCCGACAAGGAATACCAGTTGTTGCGCTCCGCCGCCCTGAAGATCATCCGGGCCTTGAAGGTGGAAGGGGGTTGCAACGTCCAGTTTGCCCTGGACCCGGAAAGCTTCCGCTATTACGTGATTGAGGTCAACCCCCGGGTGAGCCGTTCCAGTGCCCTGGCCTCCAAGGCCACCGGTTATCCCATAGCCCGCACGGCGGCCAAGATAGCCATCGGCCTGAGGCTGGACGAGATCATCAACCCGGTGACGGGGAAAACCTGTGCCTGCTTTGAACCGGCCCTGGACTATGTGGTGGTCAAGATACCCCGCTGGCCCTTTGACAAGTTCAGCAGTGCGGACCGCACCCTGGGTACCCAGATGAAGGCCACCGGCGAGGTAATGGCCATTGACCGCACCTTTGAAGGGGCCCTGCTCAAGGCGGTGCGCTCCCTGGAAATTGGCGTGGACAGCCTGCAGTGGAAGGGCTCGGGCAGCTGGAGCGAAATGGAGCTGCAGCAATTGCTTTCCCGTCCTAACGACCTGCGCTTGTTTGCCATTGCCGAAGCTTTCCGCCGGGCCTGGGCCATGCGGGAAATCTTTCAACTTACGGCCATAGACTACTTCTTCCTGGAGAAAATAAAAAACATCGTGGTTCTGGAAGGAGAGCTGCGGGCGGCCGGCGGCAACCCATCCCCCGGGTTGCTGCGGCGGGCCAAGGCATGCGGTTTTGCCGACAGCCATATCGGTCGCCTGACCGGTTTGGATTTTGACCGGGTGCGGGCGTTACGAAAAGAGTATGGCATTGTTCCGGCCTACAAGATGGTGGATACCTGTGCCGCGGAATTTGAGGCCGCCACCCCCTATTACTATTCCACCTACGATACCGTGGATGAGGTTGCGGTGTCTTCCCGGCCTAAAGTAATTGTCCTCGGTTCGGGGCCGATCCGGATCGGTCAGGGCATTGAGTTTGATTACTGTTCGGTACATTCGGTTTGGGGTTTGCAGGCCGAAGGGGTGGAGGCCATCATCATCAACAACAACCCGGAGACGGTGAGTACCGATTTTGATACCGCCGACCGGCTTTATTTTGAGCCCCTGACCCTGGAGGACGTCCTCAATGTGGTGGAGAAGGAGAAGCCCCTGGGGGTGATCGTCCAGTTCGGTGGCCAGACGGCCATCAACCTGGCCGGGGAACTGGCCGCCCGGGGGGTAAAGGTGCTGGGCACGCCCGTGGAATCCATTGACGCCGCCGAAGACCGGGAAAAATTCAGCACCCTTTTGTCCAGCCTGGGCATTCCCCAGACCGAGGGGGGCACTGCGTTTACCGTGGAACAGGCCCGGCAAATCGCCGAGGGTCTGGGTTACCCGGTGCTGGTGCGGCCTTCTTACGTGCTGGGCGGGCGAGCCATGGAGATTGTTCACAACACTCCGGAACTGCTAAAATATATGGAAACTGCGGTGCAGGTTTCACCGCGCCACCCGGTGCTGATCGACAAATACATCCGGGGCCGGGAAGTGGAGATCGACGGCATAGGGGACGGCAGGGATATTTTCATCCCCGGCATTATGGAGCACATCGAGCGGGCCGGGGTGCATTCGGGGGACAGCATGGCCGTTTACCCACCCCAGAACCTCACCCCGGCGCAGATAGAGCAGGTGGTGGACTACACCCTGCAGATTGGCCGGGCGCTGGAGGTGTGCGGGCTTTTAAACATCCAGTACGTGGTGGCCAGAGACGGTATCTATGTCCTGGAAGTGAACCCCCGGGCCTCCCGGACCGTGCCCATTTTGAGCAAGGTGACGGCCGTGCCCATGGTGCAGGTGGCCACCCGGGCCATGCTGGGCAAAAGGCTGGCCGAGCAGGGATACGGGTCGGGCCTGGGCAGGGCTTCGGATTATGTAACCGTGAAGGCGCCGGTCTTTTCCTTTGAAAAGCTGGGCGAGGTGGAAATTTCCCTGGGTCCGGAAATGAAATCCACCGGGGAGGTCATGGGGGTGGACCGCACATTCCCCGGGGCACTTTACAAGGCTATGGTGGCCGCCGGTTTAAGTCCCTTTTCGGGTATAAACGGCGCAAAATCGCCCGGTGGATCTGTTCCTGCCGCGCCAAAAGCGGTGCTGGTTTCCCTGGCCGACCGGGATAAAGTCGAGGCGCTGCCCGTGATCCGCCAGTATGCCGCCCTGGGTTACACTCTTTATGCCACCGGTGGGACGGCCGGGGCCATTGCCGCCGCCGGCATGCCCGTGCAGGAAGTGGAGGATGTGGCGGGCCTATTGCGTTCGGGTGCGGTGAACCTGGTCATCAACACTCCCACCCGGGGCAAGCACCCCGCCCGGCCCGGTTTCCGCCTGCGCCGCACCGCCGCCGAGTACCGGGTTCCCTGCCTGACGTCCCTGGATACCGCGCGGGCGCTGGCAATGGTGCTGCAGTGCCTGAAGCAGGGGGAGGAGCCGGACCCGGTAAGCGTGCGGGAATTTACCGCCGGGATGCTGGCCCGGGAGCGCGGGGCCTTGCCGTAA
- the argF gene encoding ornithine carbamoyltransferase, which produces MKENFKGRDLLSLHDFTPEEIITILDLADDLKSKQKRGIPHPYLAGKTLGMIFQKSSTRTRVSFEVAMYQLGGYALYLNASELQLGRGESIADTARVLSRYLDGIMIRTYAQADVEELARYADIPVINGLTDLLHPCQVLADLQTIREHKGRLAGLKLAYVGDGNNVCHSLLFGCAKTGMHISVASPPGYQPRAEIVEAARADASSTGSRIEILTDPVAAVAEADVVVTDVWASMGQEQESEQRKKVFAPYQVNEELVRHAKPDFIFLHCLPAHRDEEVTAEIIDGTHSVVWDEAENRLHAQKAVLALVMA; this is translated from the coding sequence GTGAAGGAAAATTTTAAAGGCCGGGATCTTCTCTCCCTGCATGATTTCACTCCGGAAGAGATTATCACCATCCTGGACCTGGCCGATGACTTGAAGTCCAAACAAAAAAGGGGTATTCCCCACCCTTACCTGGCCGGGAAGACCCTGGGCATGATCTTTCAAAAATCGTCCACCCGCACCCGGGTTTCCTTTGAAGTGGCCATGTACCAGCTTGGGGGCTACGCCCTGTACCTCAATGCCAGCGAGCTGCAGCTAGGCCGGGGGGAGTCAATTGCCGATACCGCCCGGGTGCTTTCCCGCTACCTGGACGGGATTATGATCCGCACCTACGCCCAGGCGGATGTGGAGGAACTGGCCCGTTACGCCGACATCCCGGTGATCAACGGCCTGACCGACCTGTTGCACCCGTGCCAGGTCCTGGCCGATTTGCAGACCATCCGGGAGCATAAAGGCAGGCTGGCCGGCTTAAAGCTGGCCTATGTCGGGGACGGCAACAACGTCTGTCACTCCCTGCTTTTCGGCTGTGCCAAGACGGGCATGCACATCAGCGTGGCCTCACCCCCCGGTTATCAGCCCAGGGCGGAAATTGTGGAGGCGGCCAGGGCCGACGCTTCGTCAACCGGCAGCCGCATCGAAATTCTTACCGATCCGGTGGCGGCAGTTGCGGAGGCGGATGTGGTGGTCACCGATGTCTGGGCCAGCATGGGACAGGAACAGGAAAGTGAACAGCGAAAGAAGGTTTTTGCTCCCTACCAGGTAAATGAAGAACTGGTGCGCCACGCCAAACCGGACTTTATCTTCTTGCACTGCCTGCCGGCCCACCGGGATGAAGAAGTAACGGCTGAGATCATTGACGGGACCCACTCGGTAGTCTGGGACGAGGCGGAAAACCGCCTGCATGCCCAGAAGGCCGTACTGGCCCTGGTAATGGCGTGA
- a CDS encoding argininosuccinate synthase, giving the protein MKKVVLAYSGGLDTSIIIPWLKENYGYEVIAMVADLGQGEELAPLEEKAIKSGASKIYIEDVKREFIEEYIFPTLRAGAIYEGKYLLGTSMARPLIAKKLVEVAEREGAEAVAHGATGKGNDQVRFELSVKALNPDLKIIAPWREWNIRSREDAIDYAQARGIPVPVTRERPYSMDRNIWHLSHEGGDLEDPAKEPPDDVLLLTTPPEKAPDRPAYVEIYFEKGIPRKVNGESLDPVALLEKLNGLGGANGIGVVDMVENRLVGMKSRGVYETPGGTILYLAHRELESICLDRMTMHFKELVAARYAELVYDGVWFSPLREALDAFVEVTQRTVTGTVRMKLYKGNCTPAGISSPYSLYNPELATFSRDEIYNQADAAGFINLFGLPLKVRALMEKKAGLR; this is encoded by the coding sequence ATGAAAAAAGTAGTGCTTGCCTATTCGGGGGGGCTGGACACCTCCATCATCATCCCCTGGCTCAAAGAAAATTACGGTTACGAAGTCATTGCCATGGTAGCCGACCTGGGGCAGGGGGAGGAACTGGCCCCGCTGGAGGAAAAGGCCATTAAAAGCGGCGCCAGCAAGATCTACATTGAGGACGTAAAGCGGGAATTTATCGAAGAATACATTTTCCCCACCTTGCGGGCGGGGGCCATTTACGAGGGTAAATACCTCCTGGGCACCTCCATGGCCCGGCCTTTGATTGCCAAAAAGCTGGTAGAGGTGGCCGAAAGGGAAGGAGCGGAGGCCGTGGCCCACGGCGCAACCGGCAAGGGAAACGACCAGGTGCGCTTTGAGCTTTCGGTGAAAGCGCTGAATCCCGACCTCAAGATTATCGCCCCCTGGCGCGAATGGAACATCCGTTCCCGGGAGGATGCCATTGACTACGCCCAGGCCCGGGGTATTCCCGTTCCCGTGACCAGGGAACGCCCTTACAGCATGGACCGTAACATCTGGCACTTGAGCCATGAGGGGGGGGATCTGGAGGACCCGGCCAAGGAACCGCCCGATGATGTGCTCCTGCTGACTACACCGCCGGAAAAGGCGCCGGACCGGCCTGCTTACGTGGAAATTTATTTTGAAAAGGGTATACCGAGGAAAGTAAACGGGGAATCCCTGGACCCGGTGGCGCTGCTGGAAAAATTAAATGGCCTGGGGGGCGCCAACGGCATAGGCGTGGTAGATATGGTGGAAAACCGCCTGGTGGGTATGAAGTCCCGCGGTGTATACGAAACCCCCGGTGGCACCATCCTCTACCTGGCCCACCGGGAGCTGGAAAGTATATGCCTTGACCGGATGACCATGCATTTCAAAGAACTGGTGGCCGCCCGTTATGCCGAGCTGGTGTATGACGGCGTGTGGTTCTCTCCTTTACGGGAAGCCCTGGACGCATTTGTGGAGGTAACCCAGCGTACGGTAACCGGCACGGTGCGCATGAAGCTCTACAAAGGCAACTGCACCCCCGCGGGGATTAGTTCGCCCTATTCACTCTACAATCCGGAACTGGCCACCTTCAGCCGGGATGAGATTTACAATCAGGCCGATGCTGCCGGGTTTATAAACCTTTTCGGTTTGCCGTTAAAGGTGCGGGCGTTGATGGAGAAGAAGGCGGGGTTGAGGTAA
- a CDS encoding CBS domain-containing protein, giving the protein MHKNPVTIGPFESVGRAAALMNQLKIGGLPVVEKGKLVGIITSRDVRYCHPNRLVADAMSRNVVTVSPECSFWEAKEIMESHGIERLVVVRDGRTVGIITKSRLYAEIGKHVDALTGLNRAEFLQHKAAELLQSGQEITIIFLDLDNFGTIDKEFGHVIGDEILQQVGKILKSVIAEGLDYLCRYAGDEFAVVTVRPLEEAKQLSWQMIKALAGASWPQGIHVTASAGVAGGRRSRVRGEPNGTHNVRDLINLASLASTKAKREKRPVVVAGWVELEEVG; this is encoded by the coding sequence ATGCATAAAAATCCAGTCACCATTGGTCCTTTTGAAAGTGTCGGCCGGGCGGCGGCCCTGATGAACCAGCTTAAAATAGGTGGCCTCCCGGTGGTGGAAAAGGGAAAGCTTGTGGGTATTATAACCTCCAGGGATGTCAGGTACTGCCACCCCAACCGGCTGGTGGCCGATGCCATGAGCAGGAATGTAGTTACCGTTTCGCCGGAGTGTTCTTTTTGGGAAGCAAAGGAGATAATGGAAAGCCATGGAATTGAACGGCTGGTGGTGGTGAGGGATGGGCGTACGGTGGGCATAATCACAAAATCCCGGCTTTATGCCGAGATAGGCAAACATGTGGACGCCCTTACAGGTCTGAACCGGGCTGAATTCCTGCAGCATAAAGCGGCGGAGTTATTGCAGAGCGGGCAGGAGATTACTATTATTTTTTTAGACCTGGACAACTTCGGGACGATAGACAAAGAGTTCGGCCACGTTATCGGGGATGAGATTTTGCAGCAGGTAGGGAAAATTTTAAAAAGCGTCATCGCCGAAGGGCTTGATTACCTGTGCCGCTATGCGGGCGATGAGTTTGCAGTGGTGACCGTCAGGCCGCTGGAAGAAGCGAAACAGTTGTCCTGGCAGATGATAAAGGCGCTTGCCGGTGCCAGTTGGCCGCAGGGAATACATGTTACCGCATCGGCAGGTGTGGCCGGCGGGCGGCGGTCACGGGTGCGTGGGGAACCCAATGGCACTCACAATGTACGGGATCTGATTAATCTCGCCAGTTTGGCCTCTACCAAGGCAAAAAGAGAAAAACGCCCGGTGGTTGTAGCCGGGTGGGTGGAACTGGAAGAGGTGGGATGA
- a CDS encoding zinc dependent phospholipase C family protein has protein sequence MKLHVARWTHPVAAASRYLFSIHLPLQVLGASDTHVFCNEQGRAILYHDGHRECARLINRFADQLDAGVTWADRGLRSTTHHFDPRRGVGVWAWANAAQKCRQYFDRALLFWRRGKYRKSLFMLGAAVHLVQDACVPHHACCQLFDGHLDYEKWVKGRKHYYRVGSGGLYHLGHTPEEWVAANAWEAREYYPLVRAPSDEESYHQATSILLPRAQRSTAGFLLFFYRHIQRG, from the coding sequence ATGAAACTTCACGTTGCCAGGTGGACCCATCCGGTGGCCGCTGCCTCCCGTTATTTGTTTTCCATACACCTTCCTTTACAGGTGCTGGGAGCCAGTGATACCCATGTTTTTTGCAATGAACAGGGGCGGGCCATTCTTTACCACGATGGCCACAGGGAGTGTGCCCGGTTAATCAACCGGTTTGCCGACCAACTGGATGCCGGGGTCACCTGGGCAGACCGGGGCCTGCGCAGCACCACCCATCATTTTGATCCCCGGCGGGGGGTGGGGGTATGGGCGTGGGCAAATGCTGCCCAGAAATGCAGGCAGTATTTCGACAGGGCGCTATTGTTCTGGCGCCGGGGAAAATATCGCAAGTCTTTATTCATGCTCGGTGCAGCCGTACACCTGGTGCAGGATGCCTGTGTGCCCCATCACGCCTGCTGCCAGCTCTTTGACGGGCACCTGGATTATGAAAAGTGGGTTAAGGGGCGAAAGCATTATTACCGCGTGGGCTCGGGAGGCCTGTACCACCTTGGCCACACCCCTGAAGAATGGGTGGCGGCCAATGCCTGGGAGGCCAGGGAATATTATCCCCTGGTCCGGGCCCCCTCCGATGAAGAAAGTTACCACCAGGCCACGAGCATCCTCCTTCCCCGGGCCCAGCGTTCTACAGCCGGGTTTTTGCTCTTTTTTTACCGGCACATACAGCGGGGATAG